In the genome of Massilibacillus massiliensis, one region contains:
- a CDS encoding aldehyde dehydrogenase family protein: protein MNKIVDKNYKLWIDGKWIDAEGSKTYETVSPATGEVLATCAEASKQDVDLAVKAAWRAFPAWKKTSAAQRSAILLKIADIIDANKEKLAMTESLDNGKPIRETLAVDVPAASDHFRYFAGVLRAEEGTATFIDEETLSIVTEEPIGVVGQIVPWNFPFLMAAWKLAPALAAGNCIVFKPSSETSLSILELAKLIGDAVPAGVINIVTGKGSTTGNYVLEHPDISKLAFTGSTEVGYNVAKAAAGRLIPATLELGGKSANIFFDDMPWEKAIEGVCMGILFNQGQVCCAGARVFVQDTIYDKFLAAVKQKFEAVKVGLPLEKETMLGSQVSQKQLKKILSYIDIAKEDGAIVVTGGKRAEGPGLENGAYMQPTILGNVTNDMRVAREEIFGPVVCFIKFHTEDEVIQLANESEYGLGGAVWTKDINRAFRVARAVETGRMWVNDYNNLPAHAPFGGYKKSGIGRETHKMILRNYTQVKNIFISLKETPLGLY from the coding sequence ATGAATAAAATCGTTGATAAAAATTATAAACTATGGATTGATGGTAAATGGATAGACGCAGAAGGCAGCAAGACGTATGAAACTGTTTCCCCAGCAACTGGAGAGGTTTTGGCCACTTGTGCTGAAGCATCGAAACAAGATGTTGATTTAGCTGTAAAAGCGGCATGGAGAGCTTTTCCTGCATGGAAGAAAACAAGTGCTGCGCAGCGTTCAGCGATCTTGCTTAAAATTGCGGATATCATTGATGCAAATAAAGAAAAACTTGCCATGACGGAAAGTTTGGATAATGGTAAACCAATTCGTGAAACTTTGGCTGTGGATGTTCCGGCAGCAAGTGATCATTTTCGTTATTTCGCCGGTGTCTTGAGAGCTGAAGAAGGCACGGCAACTTTTATAGATGAAGAAACTTTAAGTATTGTTACGGAAGAACCAATTGGGGTAGTCGGACAGATCGTTCCTTGGAATTTTCCTTTCTTGATGGCAGCATGGAAACTGGCACCTGCATTGGCGGCAGGGAACTGTATTGTTTTCAAACCATCCAGTGAAACATCGCTAAGTATATTAGAACTTGCAAAATTGATTGGCGATGCAGTGCCTGCTGGTGTCATCAATATCGTAACCGGTAAAGGTTCAACAACTGGTAATTATGTGTTAGAGCATCCTGATATCAGTAAATTGGCATTCACTGGATCTACGGAAGTCGGTTATAATGTAGCAAAAGCGGCGGCAGGTAGATTGATTCCGGCAACACTTGAACTCGGTGGTAAATCGGCAAATATTTTCTTTGATGATATGCCATGGGAAAAAGCCATTGAAGGTGTATGTATGGGTATCTTATTCAATCAAGGTCAGGTATGTTGCGCTGGTGCACGCGTTTTTGTCCAAGACACGATTTATGACAAATTCTTAGCGGCAGTGAAACAAAAATTTGAAGCGGTTAAAGTTGGCTTACCTTTAGAAAAAGAGACGATGCTTGGTAGCCAGGTTAGTCAAAAACAATTAAAGAAAATTTTGTCCTATATAGATATTGCCAAAGAAGACGGAGCAATTGTTGTCACAGGCGGTAAGAGAGCTGAGGGACCAGGTCTTGAAAATGGCGCTTATATGCAGCCTACGATTTTAGGCAATGTGACGAATGATATGCGCGTAGCACGTGAAGAAATCTTTGGACCAGTCGTATGCTTTATCAAATTCCATACGGAAGACGAAGTAATCCAGCTTGCCAATGAAAGTGAATACGGACTTGGCGGCGCGGTATGGACCAAAGATATCAATCGAGCATTTAGAGTTGCGCGTGCTGTAGAAACCGGCAGAATGTGGGTTAATGATTATAACAATCTGCCAGCACATGCGCCATTTGGCGGATATAAAAAATCTGGTATAGGCAGAGAAACACATAAGATGATTCTGAGAAACTATACGCAGGTTAAAAATATCTTCATCAGCCTAAAAGAAACTCCACTAGGTCTATATTAA